A window of Salvelinus alpinus chromosome 31, SLU_Salpinus.1, whole genome shotgun sequence contains these coding sequences:
- the LOC139561392 gene encoding butyrophilin subfamily 1 member A1-like isoform X3 — protein sequence MGIFGSKPNKQNINQARSHEVDVTLDVDTAHPKLKIDGKTLQWTNESQQRNINIENCFNEEPFVLGYTGRALKTYWEVNVKEKDDWVLGVAMATAHRMGPLAFSPTNGFWVIRLSNGQRLKAMEDEEHVLDKGIPDKVGIYLDYQERKVTFFNAEEGSLIYSFINGPSYQDDVRPLFSPWNNDAKPITILSITAT from the exons ATGG GAATATTTGGATCAAAACCAAATAAACAGA ATATAAATCAGGCACGCTCACATGAAG TGGATGTTACTCTGGATGTGGACACAGCTCACCCTAaactgaagatagatgggaaaaCACTACAGTGGACTAATGAATCACAGCAGAGAAACATTAACATTGAGAACTGTTTTAATGAAGAGCCTTTTGTGTTGGGCTATACAGGCCGTGCTTTGAAGACTTACTGGGAGGTGAATGTGAAGGAGAAGGATGACTGGGTGCTTggcgttgccatggcaacggctCACAGGATGGGGCCGTTGGCTTTCAGTCCAACTAATGGCTTCTGGGTAATCAGACTATCCAATGGGCAAAGACTTAAAGCCATGGAGGATGAAGAACATGTTCTTGACAAAGGTATTCCAGATAAAGTCGGTATCTATCTGGATTATCAGGAAAGGAAGGTGACTTTCTTTAATGCAGAAGAAGGTTCACTCATCTACTCATTTATTAATGGACCAAGTTATCAGGATGATGTCCGCCCACTTTTCTCACCCTGGAACAATGATGCAAAACCAATCACAATTTTGTCTATCACGGCAACATAG
- the LOC139561392 gene encoding butyrophilin subfamily 1 member A1-like isoform X2 — MATITMAIATITVGIFGSKPNKQMDVTLDVDTAHPKLKIDGKTLQWTNESQQRNINIENCFNEEPFVLGYTGRALKTYWEVNVKEKDDWVLGVAMATAHRMGPLAFSPTNGFWVIRLSNGQRLKAMEDEEHVLDKGIPDKVGIYLDYQERKVTFFNAEEGSLIYSFINGPSYQDDVRPLFSPWNNDAKPITILSITAT, encoded by the exons ATGG CCACCATCACCATGGCAATAGCCACCATCACCGTGG GAATATTTGGATCAAAACCAAATAAACAGA TGGATGTTACTCTGGATGTGGACACAGCTCACCCTAaactgaagatagatgggaaaaCACTACAGTGGACTAATGAATCACAGCAGAGAAACATTAACATTGAGAACTGTTTTAATGAAGAGCCTTTTGTGTTGGGCTATACAGGCCGTGCTTTGAAGACTTACTGGGAGGTGAATGTGAAGGAGAAGGATGACTGGGTGCTTggcgttgccatggcaacggctCACAGGATGGGGCCGTTGGCTTTCAGTCCAACTAATGGCTTCTGGGTAATCAGACTATCCAATGGGCAAAGACTTAAAGCCATGGAGGATGAAGAACATGTTCTTGACAAAGGTATTCCAGATAAAGTCGGTATCTATCTGGATTATCAGGAAAGGAAGGTGACTTTCTTTAATGCAGAAGAAGGTTCACTCATCTACTCATTTATTAATGGACCAAGTTATCAGGATGATGTCCGCCCACTTTTCTCACCCTGGAACAATGATGCAAAACCAATCACAATTTTGTCTATCACGGCAACATAG
- the LOC139561392 gene encoding butyrophilin subfamily 1 member A1-like isoform X1 yields the protein MATITMAIATITVGIFGSKPNKQNINQARSHEVDVTLDVDTAHPKLKIDGKTLQWTNESQQRNINIENCFNEEPFVLGYTGRALKTYWEVNVKEKDDWVLGVAMATAHRMGPLAFSPTNGFWVIRLSNGQRLKAMEDEEHVLDKGIPDKVGIYLDYQERKVTFFNAEEGSLIYSFINGPSYQDDVRPLFSPWNNDAKPITILSITAT from the exons ATGG CCACCATCACCATGGCAATAGCCACCATCACCGTGG GAATATTTGGATCAAAACCAAATAAACAGA ATATAAATCAGGCACGCTCACATGAAG TGGATGTTACTCTGGATGTGGACACAGCTCACCCTAaactgaagatagatgggaaaaCACTACAGTGGACTAATGAATCACAGCAGAGAAACATTAACATTGAGAACTGTTTTAATGAAGAGCCTTTTGTGTTGGGCTATACAGGCCGTGCTTTGAAGACTTACTGGGAGGTGAATGTGAAGGAGAAGGATGACTGGGTGCTTggcgttgccatggcaacggctCACAGGATGGGGCCGTTGGCTTTCAGTCCAACTAATGGCTTCTGGGTAATCAGACTATCCAATGGGCAAAGACTTAAAGCCATGGAGGATGAAGAACATGTTCTTGACAAAGGTATTCCAGATAAAGTCGGTATCTATCTGGATTATCAGGAAAGGAAGGTGACTTTCTTTAATGCAGAAGAAGGTTCACTCATCTACTCATTTATTAATGGACCAAGTTATCAGGATGATGTCCGCCCACTTTTCTCACCCTGGAACAATGATGCAAAACCAATCACAATTTTGTCTATCACGGCAACATAG